A single window of Martelella sp. NC20 DNA harbors:
- the murD gene encoding UDP-N-acetylmuramoyl-L-alanine--D-glutamate ligase produces the protein MIAVSQFSGKKVALFGLGGSGMATALALVAGGAQVTAFDDNAETCRLAADKGIPIADLRHMDWSGFAALVLAPGVPLTHPKPHWVVEQAKAADTEIIGDIELLARERRTVCPEAMLIAITGTNGKSTTTALIGHILKAAGRNVEVGGNIGRAVLDLAPLAPGRIYVVECSSYQIDLAPTLDADVGLLLNLTPDHLDRHGDMTRYAAIKERLVAGAKLAVVGADDACCVAIGERLAAAGHDVVPISGDRGHISRGLAFDGGAIVSVEDGAVVADLSDHPVLRGAHNGQNAAAAIAACRAAGLTDAEIRDGLATFPGLAHRMQPVARRGAVIFVNDSKATNAEASAPALKSFSDIYWIAGGRAKEGGIAALAPYFPKIARAYLIGEAADAFAATLAGAADAVICGTLENAVRQAADDAAKSDAVTPVVLLSPACASFDQYRNFEKRGDAFVGAVMALDGVEPFTATGREA, from the coding sequence GTGATCGCGGTCTCGCAATTTTCCGGCAAAAAGGTTGCGCTTTTCGGGCTTGGAGGTTCGGGCATGGCAACCGCGCTGGCGCTCGTTGCCGGCGGGGCGCAGGTGACCGCCTTCGACGACAATGCCGAGACCTGCCGCCTTGCCGCCGACAAGGGCATCCCGATCGCCGATCTGCGCCATATGGACTGGAGCGGCTTCGCTGCGCTGGTCCTGGCTCCCGGCGTGCCGCTGACCCATCCGAAACCGCACTGGGTCGTGGAGCAGGCCAAGGCTGCGGACACCGAGATCATCGGGGATATCGAGCTTTTGGCGCGCGAACGCCGCACGGTGTGCCCCGAGGCGATGCTGATCGCGATCACCGGCACCAACGGCAAATCCACCACCACGGCGCTGATCGGCCATATCCTGAAGGCAGCCGGGCGCAACGTCGAGGTCGGCGGCAATATCGGCCGCGCCGTCCTCGATCTCGCGCCGCTTGCACCCGGCCGCATCTATGTTGTCGAGTGCTCGTCCTACCAGATCGATCTTGCGCCCACGCTCGACGCCGATGTCGGCCTGCTGCTGAACCTGACGCCGGACCATCTCGACCGCCATGGCGACATGACGCGCTATGCCGCGATCAAGGAGCGGCTGGTGGCCGGCGCGAAGCTTGCGGTTGTCGGCGCGGATGATGCCTGTTGCGTGGCGATCGGCGAGCGGCTGGCAGCGGCCGGTCACGATGTCGTCCCGATCTCCGGCGATCGCGGTCATATCAGCCGGGGCCTCGCCTTCGATGGCGGGGCGATCGTCTCGGTCGAGGATGGCGCGGTGGTTGCCGATCTTTCCGATCACCCGGTGCTGCGCGGCGCCCATAACGGCCAGAACGCCGCGGCGGCCATCGCGGCCTGCCGCGCGGCCGGGCTCACCGACGCCGAAATCCGCGACGGCCTTGCTACCTTCCCGGGCCTTGCCCACCGCATGCAGCCGGTGGCGCGGCGCGGCGCTGTGATCTTCGTCAATGATTCCAAGGCCACCAATGCCGAGGCATCGGCCCCGGCGCTGAAGAGCTTCAGCGATATTTATTGGATCGCCGGCGGACGCGCCAAGGAAGGCGGCATCGCCGCCCTTGCGCCGTATTTTCCGAAGATCGCCCGCGCCTATCTCATCGGCGAGGCGGCGGATGCTTTCGCGGCCACGCTTGCGGGTGCTGCCGACGCGGTGATCTGCGGCACGCTGGAAAACGCCGTCCGTCAGGCGGCGGACGATGCGGCGAAGAGCGACGCCGTAACGCCGGTGGTGCTGTTGTCGCCCGCCTGCGCCAGCTTCGACCAATACCGAAATTTCGAGAAGCGCGGCGATGCCTTCGTCGGCGCGGTGATGGCGCTTGACGGCGTCGAGCCGTTTACAGCAACCGGCAGGGAGGCCTGA
- the mraY gene encoding phospho-N-acetylmuramoyl-pentapeptide-transferase: MLIWLVELSDRFQFFNLFRYITFRSGAAVFTSALIVFLFGPRIIAALRLRQGKGQPIRADGPQTHFKKAGTPTMGGLMILAGIVGASLLWADLSNAYVVATLLVTLGFGAIGFYDDYLKVTKQSDKGFSGRRRLFFEFIIAGVAVAFMMYAANLASIDGATLGSALTFPFFKDFVIDLGWFFIPFGAFVIVAAGNSVNLTDGLDGLATVPVMIAAGSFALIAYVVGNSVFASYLQINYVPGTGELVVLLSAVIGACMGFLWFNAPPAAIFMGDTGSLALGGLIGSVAVATKHEIVMAIICGLFVLEALSVIIQVAVYKRTKRRVFLMAPIHHHFEKLGWTESQVVIRFWIISFGLALLGLATLKLR; the protein is encoded by the coding sequence ATGCTGATTTGGCTCGTGGAGTTGTCGGACAGGTTTCAGTTTTTCAATCTGTTCCGCTACATCACATTTCGCTCCGGCGCGGCCGTTTTTACCTCGGCACTGATCGTCTTCCTGTTCGGGCCGCGCATTATTGCCGCACTCAGGCTGCGGCAGGGCAAGGGACAGCCGATCCGTGCCGACGGGCCGCAAACCCATTTCAAGAAGGCCGGTACGCCGACCATGGGCGGGCTGATGATCCTGGCCGGCATCGTCGGGGCCTCGCTGTTGTGGGCCGACCTTTCCAACGCCTATGTGGTGGCCACCCTGCTGGTGACGCTCGGTTTCGGCGCGATCGGCTTTTATGATGACTATCTCAAGGTCACCAAGCAGTCCGACAAGGGGTTTTCGGGCCGCAGGCGTCTGTTCTTCGAATTCATCATCGCCGGCGTCGCGGTGGCCTTCATGATGTATGCGGCCAATCTCGCCAGCATTGACGGGGCAACGCTCGGCTCGGCGCTGACCTTTCCGTTCTTCAAGGATTTCGTGATCGATCTCGGCTGGTTCTTCATTCCGTTCGGCGCGTTCGTGATCGTCGCCGCCGGCAATTCCGTCAACCTGACGGACGGGCTCGACGGTCTTGCCACCGTGCCGGTGATGATCGCCGCCGGCTCCTTCGCGCTGATCGCCTATGTCGTCGGCAACTCCGTTTTCGCCTCCTACCTGCAGATCAACTACGTGCCGGGCACCGGCGAACTGGTCGTGCTGCTGTCCGCCGTGATCGGTGCCTGCATGGGTTTCCTGTGGTTCAATGCCCCGCCCGCCGCCATCTTCATGGGCGATACCGGTTCGCTGGCGCTGGGCGGCCTGATCGGCTCGGTCGCGGTCGCCACCAAGCACGAGATCGTGATGGCGATCATCTGCGGCCTGTTCGTTCTGGAAGCGCTTTCGGTGATCATCCAGGTCGCGGTCTACAAGCGCACCAAGCGCCGCGTCTTCCTGATGGCGCCGATCCATCACCATTTCGAAAAGCTCGGCTGGACCGAAAGCCAGGTGGTGATCCGCTTCTGGATCATCTCCTTCGGCCTCGCGCTGCTCGGCCTTGCAACGCTGAAACTCAGGTAG
- a CDS encoding UDP-N-acetylmuramoyl-tripeptide--D-alanyl-D-alanine ligase, with the protein MSLLWTSAEMVEAMDGRPVGELPEGVTGISIDSRTIAPGEAFFAIAGDRVDGHKFAGLAAKNGATLLVVAEGKLPALGRLTCGMIVVDDVLEAMGRLAMAARARTDARIIAVTGSVGKTSTKEMLAAGLKASGKVHAAVASFNNHWGVPLTLARMPADTEFGVFEIGMNHSGEIRPLTKMVRPHVVVITTVAPVHIGNFSGIKEIIAAKAEIFEGLEADGVAILNRDIDAFDSLARVARRHGARIVSFGEHAKAGYRLLEYRTVSDRRNERGHVLAALGTDEPIAFNLGLPGQHMAENALAALAAITAAGGDAHAALGALETVEQMKGRGRRQRLRAPDGVFTLIDESYNANPASMRAALELLGSGNEAGRKIAVLGDMLELGDYAREAHEALAGPLVAAGVTHVWLAGDEMQALREALPESIVVEYRDNAEELAEFAAGAVAAGDTIMLKSSNGMGFGAIVARLAEAYPAEG; encoded by the coding sequence GTGAGTTTGCTTTGGACATCAGCCGAAATGGTCGAGGCCATGGACGGGCGTCCCGTGGGCGAACTGCCGGAAGGGGTCACGGGTATTTCGATCGACAGCCGCACGATTGCGCCGGGAGAGGCGTTTTTCGCGATCGCCGGCGATCGGGTCGACGGCCACAAATTCGCAGGCCTTGCCGCCAAGAACGGCGCCACGCTGCTGGTGGTGGCCGAGGGCAAGCTGCCGGCGCTGGGGCGGCTCACCTGCGGCATGATCGTCGTCGACGACGTGCTGGAAGCGATGGGCCGGCTGGCGATGGCCGCAAGGGCGCGCACGGATGCCCGCATCATCGCCGTCACCGGTTCCGTCGGCAAGACCAGCACCAAGGAAATGCTCGCCGCCGGGCTGAAGGCCTCCGGCAAGGTCCATGCCGCTGTCGCCTCGTTCAACAATCACTGGGGCGTGCCGCTGACGCTCGCGCGCATGCCGGCCGATACCGAATTCGGCGTGTTCGAGATCGGCATGAACCATTCCGGCGAAATCCGGCCGCTGACGAAAATGGTGCGCCCGCATGTGGTGGTGATCACCACCGTCGCCCCGGTCCATATCGGCAACTTCTCGGGCATCAAGGAAATCATCGCCGCCAAGGCCGAGATCTTCGAAGGGCTGGAAGCAGACGGCGTGGCGATCCTCAACCGCGACATCGACGCCTTCGACAGTTTGGCGCGGGTCGCCCGGCGTCATGGCGCCCGGATCGTCTCCTTCGGCGAACACGCCAAGGCCGGCTACCGGCTGCTCGAATACCGTACCGTCAGCGACAGGCGCAACGAACGTGGCCATGTTCTCGCAGCCCTTGGCACGGACGAGCCGATCGCCTTCAACCTGGGCCTGCCGGGCCAGCATATGGCCGAGAACGCGCTCGCGGCCCTTGCCGCGATCACCGCGGCGGGCGGCGATGCCCATGCCGCGCTCGGCGCGCTCGAAACCGTCGAGCAGATGAAGGGCAGGGGGCGGCGCCAGCGCCTGAGGGCGCCCGATGGCGTCTTTACGTTGATCGATGAAAGCTATAATGCCAACCCGGCCTCGATGCGGGCGGCGCTCGAGCTTCTGGGGTCCGGCAACGAAGCCGGCAGGAAGATCGCGGTTCTCGGCGATATGCTCGAACTCGGCGACTACGCCCGCGAGGCGCATGAAGCGCTGGCCGGTCCGCTGGTCGCGGCCGGCGTGACCCATGTCTGGCTTGCGGGTGATGAGATGCAGGCGCTGCGCGAGGCGCTGCCGGAGAGCATTGTTGTGGAATATCGCGACAACGCCGAGGAATTGGCTGAATTCGCCGCCGGCGCTGTCGCGGCCGGCGATACGATAATGCTAAAGTCGTCAAACGGAATGGGATTCGGCGCGATTGTCGCAAGACTTGCCGAGGCCTATCCGGCGGAAGGGTAA
- a CDS encoding UDP-N-acetylmuramoyl-L-alanyl-D-glutamate--2,6-diaminopimelate ligase has translation MKLSALAGTAFPELNAALAGSSGALDIAFLTADSRKAGPGALFVAIAGSKADGAGFIDDAAARGAVAAISASPHNAARIPVLTVDNPRAFLAIAAARFYGAQPGTMVAVTGTAGKTSVASFTRQIWAHAGLSAAMIGTTGVTAPGRSEYGSLTTPDPVALHALLAELARDGVTHGAMEASSHGLDQYRLDGVRLAAGAFTNLGRDHMDYHPTVEHYFGAKMQLFERVLPPGSPAIINADDEWSDRAAEAARGAGQRVLTVGRKGDFLALKRVEQKRDSQFAEILHDGTIYEVRLPLAGEFQISNALVAAGLAIATGVDARTALLALEKVEGAAGRLQLAGKAANGALAYIDYAHKPDALEKVLTAVRPFTTGRVIVVFGCGGDRDKGKRPIMGEIATRLADIVIVTDDNPRSEVPAEIRSEILAAAPGAIEIGDRAEAIAHAVGLLKTGDTLIVAGKGHEEGQTAGGVTRPFSDLAEVKKALEGHAS, from the coding sequence ATGAAACTGAGCGCTCTCGCCGGAACGGCTTTTCCCGAACTGAATGCCGCGCTCGCCGGCAGCAGCGGTGCGCTCGACATCGCCTTCCTCACCGCTGACAGCCGCAAGGCCGGACCCGGTGCGTTGTTCGTGGCGATTGCCGGCAGCAAGGCCGATGGCGCGGGCTTCATTGATGATGCCGCAGCGCGCGGCGCGGTCGCGGCAATCAGCGCCTCGCCGCACAATGCGGCGCGCATACCGGTGCTAACCGTGGATAATCCGCGCGCCTTTCTCGCGATCGCCGCTGCCCGCTTCTATGGCGCGCAACCCGGCACGATGGTGGCCGTGACCGGCACGGCCGGCAAGACCTCCGTTGCCTCGTTCACCCGACAGATCTGGGCCCATGCGGGCCTTTCGGCCGCCATGATCGGCACCACCGGCGTGACGGCACCCGGCCGCAGCGAATACGGGTCGCTGACCACGCCCGATCCGGTGGCACTCCACGCGCTGCTGGCCGAGCTTGCCCGCGACGGCGTCACCCATGGCGCGATGGAAGCCTCCAGCCACGGGCTCGATCAGTACCGGCTGGATGGCGTGAGGCTTGCGGCTGGAGCATTCACCAATCTCGGTCGCGACCACATGGATTATCACCCGACCGTGGAGCATTATTTCGGTGCCAAGATGCAGCTGTTCGAGCGGGTTCTCCCGCCGGGTTCTCCCGCGATCATCAACGCCGATGACGAATGGTCCGACCGTGCGGCGGAGGCGGCCAGGGGAGCGGGCCAGCGCGTCCTCACCGTTGGCCGGAAGGGCGATTTTCTGGCGCTGAAGCGCGTCGAACAGAAGCGCGACAGCCAGTTTGCCGAAATCCTGCATGACGGCACGATTTACGAGGTGCGGCTGCCGCTTGCGGGCGAGTTCCAGATTTCGAATGCGCTGGTCGCAGCCGGTCTCGCGATCGCCACCGGCGTCGATGCCCGGACCGCGCTTTTGGCGCTTGAAAAGGTGGAAGGCGCTGCCGGCCGTCTTCAGCTTGCCGGCAAGGCCGCCAATGGCGCGCTCGCCTATATCGATTATGCCCACAAGCCCGATGCGCTGGAAAAGGTGCTCACCGCCGTGCGGCCGTTCACCACGGGCCGGGTCATCGTGGTGTTCGGCTGCGGCGGTGACCGCGACAAGGGCAAGCGCCCGATCATGGGCGAGATCGCGACCCGGCTCGCCGATATCGTGATCGTCACCGACGACAATCCGCGCTCCGAGGTTCCCGCCGAAATCCGCTCGGAAATCCTGGCGGCGGCGCCGGGCGCCATCGAGATAGGCGACCGGGCCGAGGCGATCGCCCACGCCGTCGGCCTGTTGAAGACGGGCGATACACTGATCGTAGCGGGCAAGGGGCATGAGGAAGGGCAGACGGCGGGCGGCGTTACCCGGCCTTTCTCCGACCTTGCCGAAGTCAAGAAGGCATTGGAGGGCCACGCATCGTGA
- a CDS encoding peptidoglycan D,D-transpeptidase FtsI family protein, which yields MIKLPGILKRKPRARRVAEPKPDQAQPDVFQGTAKKRVNLARSRVGFVTFAFVAVYAVIGGRLVHYSLAKEDGTVARAAMPLTLARRPDIVDRNGALLATDVRMMSLYADPSMITSADDVLDALLPIFPDLDAKRAYRLLNSKGEFVWLKRQITPKQQSQVLAAGVPGVGFRPEVHRFYPGGPQAAHLLGLVDIDNHGLSGIERYMDKTDGISGLMGLGLSGAMDLKPFETSIDLRVQSILRDVLVEGVNKFHAIGATGTVINVNTGEIVALASVPDFDPNNPPPANDPRMLNDAITGVYEMGSTFKTFTLAMGLESGKFTMDSVVDAKTPLIFGRSRIRDDHAQNRMLTYPEVFTYSSNIAASRIAAAVGPDYQRTFLENMGLLDRMDTEIGGAGTPQRPQKWGGVFSATVAFGQGVTTTSLQTAAAAAALVNGGKLLTPTFLPRSRAEADQIARHVVSKETSDKMRYLLRLNGTDGSGRNGQVPGYRVGAKTGTSEKIIDGKYSKDRNFNAFLAAFPMDDPQYVVLVTIDDAKKVEGVPGRTAAWNAGPMNGEIIRRAAPILGVDPDFGAEGAALLAAY from the coding sequence ATGATCAAGCTTCCCGGGATACTCAAACGCAAGCCCAGGGCGCGCCGCGTTGCGGAGCCCAAACCCGATCAGGCCCAGCCCGATGTGTTTCAGGGAACGGCCAAGAAACGGGTCAATCTGGCGCGCAGCCGCGTCGGTTTCGTCACCTTCGCCTTTGTCGCCGTCTATGCCGTCATCGGCGGCCGTCTGGTGCATTATTCGCTGGCCAAGGAAGATGGCACCGTTGCCCGCGCGGCCATGCCGCTGACGCTGGCGCGCCGCCCGGATATCGTCGACCGGAACGGAGCGCTCCTTGCGACCGATGTCCGGATGATGTCGCTTTATGCCGATCCCTCGATGATCACCAGCGCCGACGATGTTCTCGACGCGCTGCTGCCGATCTTTCCCGATCTCGATGCCAAACGCGCCTACCGGTTGTTGAATTCCAAGGGCGAGTTCGTCTGGCTGAAGCGCCAGATCACGCCCAAGCAGCAGAGCCAGGTGCTGGCCGCCGGCGTGCCCGGCGTCGGCTTCCGTCCCGAAGTGCATCGCTTCTATCCCGGCGGCCCGCAGGCGGCCCATCTTCTGGGCCTCGTCGATATCGACAATCACGGCTTGTCCGGCATCGAGCGCTACATGGACAAGACCGACGGCATTTCCGGCCTGATGGGGCTTGGTCTTTCCGGGGCGATGGACCTGAAGCCGTTCGAGACCTCGATCGATCTGCGCGTCCAGAGCATCCTGCGCGATGTTCTGGTGGAGGGCGTCAACAAGTTTCACGCCATCGGCGCCACCGGCACGGTGATCAACGTCAATACCGGCGAGATCGTCGCCCTTGCATCGGTGCCCGATTTCGACCCGAACAATCCGCCGCCGGCGAACGATCCGCGTATGCTGAACGATGCGATCACCGGCGTTTACGAAATGGGGTCGACGTTCAAGACCTTCACGCTGGCGATGGGGCTCGAATCCGGCAAGTTCACGATGGACAGCGTGGTGGATGCCAAAACGCCGTTGATCTTCGGCCGCTCGCGCATCCGGGACGACCATGCCCAGAACCGGATGCTGACCTATCCGGAAGTCTTTACCTATTCCTCCAATATCGCCGCCTCGCGCATCGCTGCCGCAGTCGGCCCGGATTACCAGCGCACTTTCCTTGAAAACATGGGCCTGCTCGACAGGATGGACACCGAGATCGGCGGCGCGGGAACGCCGCAACGGCCGCAGAAATGGGGCGGCGTGTTCTCCGCGACCGTAGCCTTCGGCCAGGGGGTCACGACGACGTCGCTGCAGACGGCCGCTGCCGCGGCGGCACTCGTCAATGGCGGCAAGCTGCTGACCCCGACCTTCCTGCCGCGCAGTCGGGCGGAAGCCGACCAGATCGCCAGGCACGTGGTCTCGAAGGAAACCAGCGACAAGATGCGTTATCTCCTCCGGCTGAACGGCACGGACGGTTCGGGCAGGAACGGCCAGGTTCCGGGCTATCGCGTTGGCGCCAAGACCGGCACATCCGAAAAGATTATCGATGGGAAATATTCGAAAGATCGCAATTTCAACGCTTTTCTTGCCGCATTTCCGATGGACGATCCGCAATATGTCGTCCTGGTGACGATTGACGATGCCAAGAAGGTTGAGGGGGTTCCCGGCCGCACCGCAGCCTGGAACGCCGGGCCGATGAATGGCGAGATCATTCGCCGGGCCGCTCCCATCCTCGGCGTCGATCCCGATTTCGGCGCGGAAGGGGCCGCGCTCCTCGCCGCCTATTGA
- the ftsL gene encoding cell division protein FtsL, which translates to MFRPLDLILILVMVATATVTYTIKYSVESTYDDVRALEDQIALEQNNLDLLKADEALLTQPARMARLSEFFSAELDLHPADPEQIATLAQLPPIATEPVGEELPPLMAGNAPDGTDIVITGSVTP; encoded by the coding sequence ATGTTTCGTCCGCTGGATCTCATCCTGATACTGGTCATGGTCGCGACCGCGACGGTCACCTACACGATCAAATACAGCGTCGAGTCGACGTATGACGATGTCCGCGCGCTCGAAGACCAGATCGCGCTGGAGCAGAACAATCTCGATCTCCTGAAGGCGGACGAGGCGCTGTTGACGCAGCCCGCCCGGATGGCGCGGCTTTCCGAGTTCTTCTCCGCCGAGCTTGATCTGCATCCGGCCGACCCGGAGCAGATCGCAACCCTTGCCCAACTCCCGCCCATTGCAACCGAACCCGTCGGGGAGGAACTGCCGCCGCTGATGGCCGGCAATGCCCCCGACGGCACGGATATCGTCATAACCGGATCGGTGACCCCATGA
- the rsmH gene encoding 16S rRNA (cytosine(1402)-N(4))-methyltransferase RsmH, whose translation MTGNTGTADANGGPVRHIPVMLAEVLAALQPAPGKVILDGTFGAGGYAGALLDAGAEVIGLDRDPNAIAAAGDLLARYPRLSLHHARFSTLDRYAPETGLDGVVLDIGVSSMQIDEAERGFSFQKNGPLDMRMSGEGVSAADVVNRAKVGDLTRIFGILGEEKNAGRIARAIERKRAEEPFSTTRDLAGLIEIVTPRRAKDKIHPATRVFQALRVYVNDELGELAGALLSAERSLKAGGVLAVVTFHSLEDRIVKHFIAARLGKAGGSRHLPEVEPAPALFDQPGKAMISASDAEAAENPRARSAKLRAAIRTSAPAPATGLDAFGLPSLADISRLGGA comes from the coding sequence ATGACGGGGAACACTGGCACGGCGGATGCCAATGGCGGACCGGTTCGTCACATTCCGGTGATGCTTGCCGAGGTGTTGGCTGCGTTGCAGCCGGCGCCCGGCAAGGTTATTCTCGACGGCACGTTCGGGGCGGGCGGCTATGCCGGCGCGCTGCTCGATGCCGGCGCAGAGGTCATCGGTCTCGACCGCGATCCGAATGCGATTGCCGCAGCCGGCGACCTTCTCGCCCGCTATCCTCGCCTGTCCCTGCATCATGCCCGCTTTTCCACGCTCGACCGCTATGCCCCCGAGACTGGCCTCGACGGCGTGGTTCTCGATATCGGCGTTTCCTCGATGCAGATCGATGAGGCCGAGCGCGGCTTCTCCTTTCAGAAAAACGGTCCGCTCGACATGCGGATGTCGGGCGAGGGCGTCAGCGCCGCCGATGTCGTCAACCGCGCCAAGGTCGGCGACCTGACGCGGATTTTCGGCATTCTCGGCGAGGAAAAAAACGCCGGCCGCATTGCCCGCGCGATCGAGAGGAAACGCGCCGAGGAGCCGTTCTCGACCACGCGCGACCTTGCCGGCCTGATCGAGATCGTGACGCCGCGCCGGGCCAAGGACAAGATTCATCCTGCGACCCGCGTGTTCCAGGCGCTCCGCGTCTACGTCAATGATGAACTCGGCGAACTCGCGGGCGCTTTGCTTTCAGCCGAACGGTCCCTCAAGGCCGGCGGTGTGCTGGCGGTGGTCACCTTCCATTCGCTCGAAGACCGGATCGTCAAGCATTTCATTGCGGCGCGTCTCGGCAAGGCGGGCGGCTCGCGCCACCTGCCGGAAGTCGAACCGGCGCCCGCTCTTTTCGATCAGCCGGGCAAGGCCATGATTTCGGCCAGCGATGCCGAGGCCGCGGAAAATCCGCGGGCGCGCTCGGCCAAGCTCAGGGCCGCGATCCGCACGTCCGCGCCGGCTCCAGCGACCGGGCTCGATGCCTTCGGTCTTCCGTCTCTTGCCGATATTTCCCGCCTTGGAGGCGCCTGA
- the mraZ gene encoding division/cell wall cluster transcriptional repressor MraZ: MNRFLSNATKKVDAKGRVSVPAVFRTVLAERNIAELYCFQDFVFPAISIGGPDLLDRFERQIDQEDPFSAEANSMSLLIHGGGVFAKLDAEGRLMVTDFIRDFTGIDTEVTFVGRADHFQLWEPQAFQEAQAQARKARLGGRAGA; encoded by the coding sequence ATGAACCGGTTTCTGTCCAACGCGACCAAGAAGGTCGATGCCAAGGGAAGGGTGTCGGTGCCTGCGGTATTCCGCACGGTGCTGGCGGAGCGGAATATCGCGGAGCTTTACTGCTTCCAGGATTTCGTCTTTCCCGCGATCAGCATCGGCGGTCCCGATCTTCTCGACCGGTTCGAGCGGCAGATCGATCAGGAAGACCCGTTCTCGGCGGAAGCAAACAGCATGTCGCTGCTGATCCATGGCGGCGGCGTGTTCGCGAAACTCGATGCCGAGGGGCGGTTGATGGTCACGGACTTCATCCGCGATTTCACGGGCATCGATACGGAGGTCACATTTGTGGGGCGTGCGGACCACTTCCAGCTTTGGGAGCCGCAGGCTTTTCAGGAAGCGCAGGCGCAAGCGCGCAAGGCCCGTCTCGGCGGGCGAGCGGGCGCCTGA
- a CDS encoding NAD(P)/FAD-dependent oxidoreductase gives MTRHFRTIIIGRGLMGAAAARHLAGMEEGVAVIGPDEPVEKAAHTGVFASHYDEGRITRTIDRDPVWARLANRSIARYREIERDSGIDFFGEAGALIVGPGRSRGRYVETIMDAAGKCGAMAELVDEAGLQEKFPYFAFAPKTEGVYEPRRAGYISPRRLVAAQSLLADKAGAEVIAATAVDVSDGGASVSVTTDAGETLRADKVLVAAGGFTINDKLLPAKIDLTVFARTIAYFEVDEDEARSLSARPSLIYKAEFDQDGIYLLPPIRYPDGRWYIKIGGDPDDVPLASEADIRAWFRAKGHGATREHLTRIICDLMPGLKVLQSETGTCVTSYSPSGYPMIGFSPSPRIAVLTAGCGTAAKSSDEIGRLGAVLMAEGSLAGEDYPVDFAPSFS, from the coding sequence ATGACGCGACATTTCAGGACAATCATTATCGGTCGCGGCCTGATGGGCGCGGCCGCCGCGCGCCATCTGGCGGGCATGGAAGAGGGCGTTGCCGTCATCGGCCCGGATGAGCCGGTCGAGAAAGCCGCCCACACCGGCGTTTTCGCCAGCCATTACGATGAGGGGCGGATCACCCGCACGATCGATCGCGATCCGGTATGGGCGCGGCTCGCCAACCGTTCGATTGCGCGCTACCGCGAGATCGAGCGCGACAGCGGCATCGATTTCTTCGGCGAGGCCGGCGCGCTGATTGTCGGGCCCGGCCGGTCGCGCGGACGCTATGTCGAAACGATCATGGATGCCGCCGGAAAATGCGGCGCCATGGCCGAACTTGTCGATGAGGCGGGGCTTCAGGAAAAGTTTCCCTACTTCGCCTTCGCGCCCAAAACGGAGGGCGTTTATGAGCCGCGCCGGGCGGGTTACATCTCGCCGCGCCGGCTCGTGGCCGCGCAATCGCTTCTCGCGGACAAGGCGGGCGCGGAGGTGATCGCCGCGACGGCGGTCGATGTGAGCGACGGCGGAGCGAGCGTCAGCGTCACGACCGATGCCGGCGAGACGCTGAGGGCCGACAAGGTGCTCGTGGCGGCAGGCGGCTTCACCATCAATGACAAGCTTCTGCCGGCAAAGATCGATCTTACCGTCTTTGCCCGCACCATTGCCTATTTCGAGGTGGATGAGGACGAGGCAAGGTCGCTTTCGGCCAGGCCGAGCTTGATCTACAAGGCGGAATTCGATCAGGACGGCATCTATCTGCTGCCGCCGATCCGCTATCCCGATGGCCGCTGGTATATCAAGATCGGCGGCGATCCGGACGATGTGCCGCTGGCGAGCGAGGCCGATATCCGCGCCTGGTTCCGCGCCAAAGGCCATGGCGCCACGCGCGAGCATCTGACCCGGATCATCTGCGACCTGATGCCCGGTCTCAAAGTGCTGCAATCGGAAACCGGCACCTGCGTCACCAGCTATTCGCCGTCGGGCTATCCGATGATCGGCTTTTCGCCATCGCCGAGGATCGCGGTGCTGACGGCCGGCTGCGGGACGGCGGCCAAGAGCTCGGACGAGATCGGCCGGCTCGGCGCTGTGCTGATGGCCGAGGGATCGCTTGCGGGCGAGGACTACCCTGTCGATTTCGCGCCGTCGTTTTCGTAA